The following are encoded together in the Pan troglodytes isolate AG18354 chromosome 6, NHGRI_mPanTro3-v2.0_pri, whole genome shotgun sequence genome:
- the LOC100610061 gene encoding neuronal regeneration-related protein-like: protein MVYYPELFLWVSQEPFPNKDMEGRLPKGRLPVPKEVNYKKNDETNAAALTPLGSSELRSPRISYLHFF from the coding sequence ATGGTTTATTACCCAGAACTCTTTCTCTGGGTCAGTCAAGAACCATTTCCAAACAAGGACATGGAGGGAAGGCTTCCTAAGGGAAGACTTCCTGTCCCAAAGGAAGTGAACTACAAGAAGAACGATGAGACAAACGCTGCCGCCCTGACTCCACTGGGCAGCAGTGAACTCCGCTCCCCAAGAATCAGTTACCTCCACTTTTTTTAA